The following proteins are co-located in the Saccharomycodes ludwigii strain NBRC 1722 chromosome V, whole genome shotgun sequence genome:
- the CLU1 gene encoding translation initiation factor 3 subunit CLU1 (similar to Saccharomyces cerevisiae YMR012W | CLU1 | CLUstered mitochondria), whose translation MSDSDTTVKVIFKLPLSLASKDNNKIEYDVSRESIVTNIADLLRFTPQCKFITNYTLLYNGKEVDFLKSFKDLHETSKEYVLHLQLSHYTTASAISHFLSFRSSIGLLSESVDGISEFAISGGATFDDLKLKDIKPAKAQQEKEVTKEDSKEGAKEGAKENTKEDANEEKAQEFQISEEEKKEVVDIIAEILDKDAKPGISKVLAYKNNFIAPCVRSLTISNYNPVPSFYKCRGHTLYLQVVTLEGEVFHITGDSAGFYVNKSSSNKFDPSPKDEFRGITLYDVISHHSKKFISHVNDLEKKISTLDLAYYSPVTTTFLNKPWFVSQPNIVGDYTTLQMPAIEGLQQDRDLSNEFQSVRDEPVSTFHDRVSSEKLLAKIAHDFNVAAVTGAMKVINGELTPLNIDSSFAETEAAKTYYHHNIFYSYVSDYMDEHKEEGGSEYVSASTNADLNTIKILHRLGSQEIRYLLTTIVDYCGRRILCQATVPGLLEIMGVNPEAKPKEDEEKENFDSRYANDIVVIYGSNDETGEIAYNEKFNKNLNALSQYFHLKPHTVDGKEFFVSSKTKGLVGSDKRNYIMDLYGFQPLDYKFISEYFDGVSDPNQRYPHRNAFIRHELVNKWWNEKVETTKLDLSKAFEEKEFSFNPDDEKDPVSKEISEYLTGKVIPQLFKNILEQLVTLPFDGEQLTDIFHKSGVNMRYLGAFLKLVEDELEKEVKDHEKKKAELVERNVEYKEYEKNRLIKIEKLIKERREEINKYVMEGKDVPEELTKNLNLDDADIRKPNTEEPHIVNYDNLNFLRFIIQLEVVSRSLKHILKNKSFGLPVTTVPALISYVFNLLFGNQYNTQPELQILDPAYAEDKEIISSISGLTRESIIKQIQHEASIRFHCTISDDWFDKELATRNQFNLIRSICMKFGIQLFNKSYYFTKEQFENYKESLDKKTRNKLQPPLQTFSTSDFTVRPVIKDSDYVSTFADELWNAGAIQLSENQEEAFSLISRSIAVKEQVNGSIHASVGENYLTLSFFYSKQGKIQEAIAFARQASIILERTTGVDSFVTLKALTNLAILEFSNESAYNCVKLISRILNILEASVGYDCHPSILSILETLQRLALRCKELNLTVKIVEKVNDLIVKIQNGFKGTAYAMNLSTLGNLYATFQDYTNSLKCIEEAHKIYSDELGLDHNLTLTATQWLNSLNGIVASQKLARTQAAVNAAPRGTQANSSNSGAKKNGKSNKKKLVGKSIEELVEFVEGGEPKKSNKGGNKH comes from the coding sequence ATGAGCGACTCAGATACCACTGTCAAggttattttcaaattaccTCTAAGCTTAGCGTCTAaagacaataataaaattgaatatgATGTTTCAAGAGAATCTATCGTCACCAACATTGCTGATCTGTTACGCTTTACCCCACAATGCAAATTCATCACGAATTACACGTTATTGTACAATGGCAAAGAAGTcgattttttgaaaagtttCAAAGATTTACACGAAACTAGTAAAGAATATGTGTTACATCTACAACTGTCTCATTATACTACTGCTTCCGCTATATCTCACTTTTTATCTTTCAGAAGTTCTATTGGGCTTTTATCTGAAAGTGTTGACGGGATCTCTGAATTTGCCATTTCTGGAGGTGCCACCTTTgatgatttaaaattaaaagacaTTAAACCAGCTAAAGCacaacaagaaaaagaagtcACAAAAGAGGATTCAAAAGAAGGTGCAAAAGAAGGTGCAAAAGAGAACACAAAAGAAGATGCTAATGAAGAGAAAGCTCAAGAGTTTCAAATTTCTGaggaggaaaaaaaagaagttgTTGATATCATTGCTGAAATTTTAGATAAAGATGCCAAACCAGGCATTTCAAAAGTCTTAGCTTACaagaataattttattgctCCATGTGTTCGTTCGTTAACAATTTCCAATTACAATCCTGTCCCATCATTTTATAAGTGCAGAGGACATACTTTGTACTTACAAGTTGTCACTTTGGAAGGCGAAGTTTTCCATATCACTGGTGATTCTGCTGGATTTTATGTTAACAAATCAAGCTCCAACAAATTTGATCCATCTCCAAAAGATGAATTCCGTGGTATTACTTTATATGACGTTATTTCACACCACTCCAAGAAATTTATTTCTCATGTTAatgatttggaaaaaaagatatctACATTAGATCTGGCTTACTACTCTCctgttactaccacctTTTTGAATAAGCCATGGTTTGTTTCTCAACCGAACATTGTTGGTGATTACACCACATTACAAATGCCTGCAATCGAAGGTTTACAACAAGATAGGGATTTAAGTAATGAATTCCAGTCTGTTAGAGATGAGCCTGTATCCACCTTCCATGATCGTGTCTCCagtgaaaaattattggcCAAAATTGCTCATGATTTCAACGTTGCTGCTGTTACTGGTGCCATGAAAGTCATTAACGGTGAATTGACCCCATTAAACATTGATAGTTCCTTTGCAGAGACGGAAGCTGCTAAAACTTATTACCACCACAACATTTTTTACAGTTATGTTTCTGATTACATGGACGAACATAAAGAAGAAGGTGGTTCAGAATATGTTTCTGCTTCTACCAACGCTGATTTGAACACTATCAAAATCTTACACCGTTTAGGTTCTCAAGAAATTCGTTACTTGTTGACTACTATTGTTGACTATTGTGGCCGCAGAATTTTATGCCAAGCTACTGTTCCTGGTTTACTAGAAATCATGGGTGTTAACCCAGAAGCCAAACCTAAGGAAGAtgaggaaaaggaaaattttGATAGCAGATACGCAAACGATATTGTGGTTATATACGGTTCTAATGATGAAACTGGCGAAATTGCATACAATGAGAAATTTAACAAGAACCTAAATGCTTTAAGCCAGTATTTCCACTTGAAACCACATACTGTTGATGGGAAAGAATTTTTCGTTTCTTCTAAAACCAAGGGATTGGTAGGTTCTGATAAGAGAAACTACATCATGGACCTGTATGGGTTCCAGCCATTGGATTACAAGTTTATTTCTGAGTACTTTGATGGTGTTTCAGATCCTAATCAGCGCTATCCACACAGAAATGCTTTTATTCGTCATGAATTGGTTAATAAATGGTGGAATGAAAAGGTGGAGACTACCAAATTAGATTTATCTAAAGcctttgaagaaaaagagttTAGTTTCAACCCAGATGATGAAAAGGATCCCGTTTCCAAAGAAATTTCTGAATATTTAACTGGTAAAGTTATTCCtcaattattcaaaaacatTTTGGAACAATTGGTCACTTTGCCCTTTGATGGTGAACAGTTGActgatatttttcataaatCGGGTGTTAACATGCGTTACTTGGGTGCTTTTTTGAAACTAGTTGAAGATGAATTGGAAAAGGAAGTCAAGGAtcatgaaaagaaaaaagctGAACTTGTTGAGCGTAATGTAGAATACAAGGAGTATGAAAAGAATagattaattaaaattgaaaaattgatCAAAGAGAGACGTGAAGAGATCAACAAATATGTTATGGAAGGTAAAGATGTTCCAGAAGAATTAACCAAAAACTTGAATTTGGATGATGCAGATATTAGAAAACCAAATACTGAAGAGCCACATATTGTGAACTATGACAATTTGAACTTTTTacgttttattattcagtTAGAAGTTGTTTCTCGTTCTTTGAAgcatattttaaagaacAAATCTTTTGGCTTACCAGTTACTACTGTCCCTGCCTTGATTTCCTAtgttttcaatttgttatttggCAATCAATATAATACCCAACCCGAGCTTCAAATTTTAGATCCAGCTTATGCTGAGGATAAGGAAATTATCAGCAGCATTTCTGGCTTGACTCGTGAATCCATTATTAAGCAAATCCAACACGAAGCTTCCATTCGTTTCCATTGTACTATTAGTGACGATTGGTTTGACAAGGAACTAGCTACTAGAAACCAATTTAATTTGATTAGATCTATTTGTATGAAATTTGGTATCCAgttgtttaataaatcgTACTATTTTACTAAAGaacaatttgaaaattataagGAATCATTGGATAAGAAAACAAGAAACAAGTTACAACCACCCTTACAGACTTTCTCCACAAGTGATTTCACTGTTAGGCCTGTTATTAAAGACTCTGATTATGTGTCAACATTTGCCGATGAATTGTGGAATGCCGGTGCTATTCAATTGAGTGAAAACCAAGAGGAAGCCTTTTCTTTAATCTCACGTTCCATTGCCGTTAAAGAACAAGTCAACGGATCCATCCATGCTTCTGTTGGTGAAAATTATTTGACTTTATCATTCTTTTACTCCAAACAGGGGAAAATCCAAGAAGCAATTGCATTTGCCCGTCAAGctagtattattttggaAAGAACAACTGGTGTCGATTCTTTTGTTACGTTAAAAGCCTTAACCAATTTGGCCATATTGGAATTTAGTAATGAATCTGCCTACAATTGCGTCAAGTTAATATCCAGAATTTTGAACATTTTGGAAGCATCTGTTGGTTATGACTGTCATCCAAGtattttatctattttaGAAACTTTACAAAGATTAGCTTTGCGCTGTAAAGAGCTGAATTTGACTGTTAAGATTGTTGAAAAGGTCAATGATTTAATAGTTAAGATTCAAAACGGGTTCAAGGGAACTGCTTATGCCATGAACTTATCCACTTTGGGTAACTTGTATGCTACCTTCCAAGATTATACAAATTCTTTGAAATGTATTGAGGAGGCTCATAAGATCTATTCTGATGAGTTAGGTTTAGATCATAATTTGACTTTAACTGCCACTCAATGGTTAAACAGTTTGAATGGAATTGTTGCATCTCAGAAATTGGCTCGTACTCAGGCTGCTGTAAATGCTGCTCCACGCGGTACACAAGCTAATTCATCAAATAGTGGTGCTAAGAAAAACGGCaaatctaataaaaaaaagttagtTGGCAAAAGTATTGAAGAATTGGTTGAGTTTGTCGAAGGCGGTGAGCCTAAAAAATCCAACAAGGGTGGTAACAAACATTAA
- the SEC59 gene encoding dolichol kinase (similar to Saccharomyces cerevisiae YMR013C | SEC59 | SECretory) has protein sequence MSDPNLQSTVTPTQFIKTWRLIFNDLSSPNKLVQLLILMATTHILFLSDYTKNKLSTVDITTIIVTFVTFIAAYMYSLRKQSNQISNYKNYNEGYYYYHLTNHKNGVFDVFYLIFLPLSFSLLYSSDTTTSKMLILNCCLLFNYLRIPVFTKIPLQSIFGYLILSSYYSNHDVAVPELSHLFIVYCCIINYMICWILVKVSQLKSFTLIECNLFSILLTNVLFIVDFSSTSLPFQILQKSLIALFIIMLANFIIDPLFTKPQSMTRSGLLLSNILVGFPILINYLLTPIFHSSNYTPIIWLYNYIMQSSTRLVILCVWLSCLLILIPNIVIFCQNGVSLNTSRKVWHFLILLLISIPFKYDPDFVKISLAGTIPLFLIVEYIRFLQIWPIGSMLDMKLRSFADFRDNQGPIIISYIYLIIGCALPLLIDNQLWGVISLGVGDSFASIIGGRYGKIFWYGTKKTFEGTLAFILLTFVTSIVLFIFYTSTQNNRDIGLTWDLASRYLLNCFVSGILEANSDMNDNILVPAFMLVLSKLMHI, from the coding sequence ATGAGTGATCCCAACCTTCAATCAACGGTAACCCCAAcccaatttattaaaacatgGCGTctaatttttaatgatttaaGTTCTCCCAATAAATTAGTCCAACTTCTCATATTAATGGCAACCACTCATATCCTATTTCTAAGTGATTATacgaaaaacaaattatccACCGTTGATATAACTACCATAATTGTTACCTTTGTGACTTTTATTGCAGCATATATGTATTCATTAAGGAAACAAAGCAATCAAATTTCCaactataaaaattataacgaaggttactattattatcacttAACTAATCATAAAAATGGGGTCTTTGATGTTTTTTATCTGATTTTTTTGCCATTAAGTTTTTCTCTATTGTACAGTAGTGATACTACTACTTCCAAAATGCTAATACTAAATTGTTGTTTGCTTTTCAACTATTTAAGAATCCCCGTTTTCACTAAAATTCCATTACAATCCATTTTCGGGTACCTTATTCTTTCTTCCTACTACAGTAATCATGACGTTGCAGTCCCAGAACTTTCTCATTTGTTCATAGTCTATTGTTgcataataaattatatgatTTGTTGGATACTGGTTAAAGTCTCccaattaaaaagtttCACCTTGATTGAatgtaatttattttctattttattaaccAATGTGTTATTCATTGTTGATTTTTCCTCCACTTCATTACCGTTCCaaattttgcaaaaatcattaattgctctttttatcatcatGTTGGCAAATTTTATAATCGATCCCCTTTTCACCAAACCACAGTCTATGACTAGATCGGGTTTATTATTGTCCAATATTTTAGTTGGCTTCCCAATCTTAatcaattatttattaaccCCTATTTTCCACAGCAGTAATTACACACCAATCATATGGTTATACAACTACATTATGCAATCTTCTACAAGGCTAGTTATATTATGTGTGTGGTTATCCTGTTTACTAATCTTAATTCCAAATATTGTGATTTTTTGTCAAAACGGAGTCTCTTTAAACACATCGAGAAAAGTCTGGCATTTTCTGATTTTGCTATTAATCTCGATTCCCTTTAAGTATGACCCtgattttgttaaaatttcCCTTGCTGGGACAATCCCGTTGTTTTTAATCGTGGAATATATTAGATTTTTGCAAATTTGGCCGATTGGATCCATGTTGGATATGAAACTTAGGTCCTTTGCTGATTTTAGAGATAACCAGGGCCCAATAATCATCTCTTACATTTATTTAATCATAGGTTGCGCGTTACCTTTACTAATTGATAACCAATTGTGGGGTGTTATATCTTTGGGTGTTGGTGATTCTTTTGCATCTATTATTGGCGGAAGATACGgcaaaattttttggtatGGTACAAAGAAAACTTTTGAAGGCACGCTTGCATTTATATTACTAACTTTTGTTACTtctattgttttatttattttttataccTCCACTCAAAATAATAGGGACATTGGTCTCACATGGGACCTGGCTTCTCGTTATTTGTTAAATTGTTTTGTTTCTGGAATATTAGAAGCCAATAGCGATATGAACGATAATATATTGGTGCCGGCCTTCATGTTAGTACTATCTAAACTAATGCACATTTAA